A portion of the Ricinus communis isolate WT05 ecotype wild-type chromosome 10, ASM1957865v1, whole genome shotgun sequence genome contains these proteins:
- the LOC8283054 gene encoding 60S ribosomal protein L13-1 — translation MVKHNNVVPNGHFKKHWQNYVKTWFNQPARKTRRRAARQKKAVKIFPRPTAGPLRPIVHGQTLKYNMKLRAGRGFTLEELKAAGIPKKLAPTIGIAVDHRRKNRSLEGLQANVQRLKTYKAKLVVFPRRARKFKAGDSAAEELATATQVQGQYMPIAREKPSVELVKVTEEMKSFKAYDKLRVERMNQRHLGARMKKAAEAEKEEKK, via the exons ATGGTGAAGCATAACAATGTCGTGCCTAATGGGCACTTTAAGAAGCATTGGCAAAACTATGTCAAGACATGGTTTAACCAACCTGCTAGAAAGACGAGGAGACGCGCCG CTCGCCAAAAGAAAGCTGTGAAGATCTTTCCTCGGCCCACAGCAGGACCTCTTCGTCCGATTGTCCATGGACAGACTTTGAAGTATAATATGAAATTGAGGGCTGGTAGAGGGTTCACTCTTGAAGAACTCAAG GCTGCTGGTATTCCAAAGAAGCTTGCCCCTACTATTGGAATAGCTGTTGACCATCGAAGAAAGAACCGATCATTGGAAGGCCTACAAGCCAATGTTCAGAGGCTAAAGACCTACAAGGCCAAATTGGTTGTTTTCCCAAGACGAGCTCGCAAGTTCAAG GCTGGTGACTCTGCTGCTGAGGAGTTGGCAACAGCAACTCAAGTCCAAGGGCAATACATGCCTATTGCACGTGAGAAGCCATCCGTCGAGCTTGTTAAGGTTACAGAAGAGATGAAGTCATTCAAAGCATATGACAAATTGCGTGTGGAGAGGATGAACCAGCGCCATCTTGGTGCTAGAATGAAGAAGGCTGCAGAGgctgagaaagaagaaaagaagtaa